In one Paraburkholderia megapolitana genomic region, the following are encoded:
- a CDS encoding energy transducer TonB family protein — protein sequence MTYPDGGPGDGPGRFIKPVVIALIVIGLGALVWHFASDTAGVKRAEAPQVTTVIPLPPPPPPPPPKQKPPPEKIDEVKTPVDKPTVAPKPSETPKPSDNQPKQMTMNTSAQAGTDNFGIGAGDRSGMAGSGGGGKFGNASYAQYMVYTLQRAIEQDKGVQDVGGTRFAGNLNLWMEPSGRITRVTVAQSTGDPKIDAAVIAAVEALGQVDEPPPPATTYPVLVKLLGRKPG from the coding sequence ATGACCTACCCCGACGGCGGTCCTGGCGACGGCCCTGGCCGCTTCATCAAGCCGGTGGTGATCGCGCTGATCGTGATCGGCTTAGGGGCGCTTGTCTGGCACTTCGCCAGCGACACCGCAGGGGTAAAGCGCGCCGAAGCGCCGCAGGTGACCACCGTCATCCCGCTGCCGCCACCGCCGCCCCCTCCGCCGCCGAAGCAGAAGCCGCCGCCCGAAAAGATCGATGAGGTGAAGACACCGGTGGACAAGCCGACGGTCGCACCTAAGCCGTCCGAGACGCCGAAGCCGTCGGACAACCAGCCGAAGCAGATGACGATGAACACGTCTGCGCAGGCCGGTACGGACAACTTCGGCATCGGTGCGGGCGATCGGTCCGGCATGGCGGGTAGCGGCGGTGGAGGCAAGTTCGGCAACGCGAGCTACGCGCAATACATGGTGTACACGCTGCAGCGCGCGATCGAGCAGGACAAGGGCGTGCAGGACGTCGGCGGAACACGCTTCGCGGGCAACCTGAATCTATGGATGGAGCCTTCGGGCCGCATTACGCGGGTGACGGTCGCGCAATCGACCGGCGACCCAAAAATCGATGCAGCCGTGATCGCCGCGGTCGAAGCGCTCGGCCAGGTGGACGAACCACCGCCACCCGCGACGACTTACCCGGTGCTCGTGAAGTTGCTCGGGCGCAAGCCGGGTTGA
- a CDS encoding ExbD/TolR family protein, with amino-acid sequence MQVQDDDKPYDDINITPMLDLAYVLLIIFIIMTTASVQGIKVDLPKASSAASLAKPKTKAITVSDSGQIFLDAYPVTMDELENRLRTEKATNPQFPIVLKGDSTVAYQKVMDVLDLLRRLDLSQVGLVTGKAQAGSGAGG; translated from the coding sequence ATGCAGGTTCAGGACGACGACAAGCCGTATGACGACATCAACATCACACCGATGCTCGATCTCGCATATGTGCTGCTGATCATCTTCATCATCATGACGACCGCGTCGGTGCAGGGCATCAAGGTGGACCTGCCCAAGGCGAGTTCGGCCGCGAGTCTCGCCAAGCCGAAGACCAAGGCGATCACAGTCTCCGATTCGGGGCAGATCTTCCTCGACGCGTACCCCGTGACGATGGACGAACTCGAGAACCGTCTGCGCACCGAGAAGGCGACGAATCCGCAATTCCCGATTGTGCTGAAAGGCGATTCGACGGTGGCTTATCAGAAAGTCATGGACGTACTCGACCTGTTGCGTCGACTCGATCTGTCGCAGGTGGGACTCGTGACCGGCAAGGCGCAGGCCGGGTCGGGTGCGGGCGGCTAG
- a CDS encoding DUF2341 domain-containing protein: MKRALFLFLSVVTVLLGCVPGVANAWWQNDWSYRKAITIDTSPKGANLVESAGRVPLLIRLHSGNFQFDGLEDNGADIRFVATDDKTPLNYHIEQYDAVLGVALIWVDVPQMPAGATENIWMYYGNKKAPDGGKAAETFDPDYTLVYHFDGAAGTPAKDVTAYGNNAQNAPAKTVEDGIIGKAAKFDGATPLNLPASPSLAVSAGGSFTFSAWVKPAALAPNTLIYGRRDGANALLIGLDNGAPFAEIDGMPGSTGPVRTPAAQPVPANQWTYLAVTADGKNLTVYANGKQVAQVAATLPALTGAATVAGDAAGSTAGFAGFSGSIDELRLSKVARSAALISLDSFSQGSESKLVNYGADEKQSGFGFGYFGVIVKSVTVDAWVVIGILLAMAAISWVVMWNKASYVGTVDKANNYFVQRFREVAGRHLVGLAHVDEKSNEGRRLYQSSLYRLYKAGVHEIHSRVDGNGRTVITTESIEAIRASMDATLVRENQRLSKSMVLLTIAISGGPFLGLLGTVVGVMITFAAIAAAGDVNVNAIAPGIAAALLATVTGLFVAIPALFGYNYLLIRNKNVTANMQVFVDEFVTRLAEAHRSPDHALAGD; the protein is encoded by the coding sequence GTGAAGCGAGCGCTATTTCTCTTTCTGTCGGTCGTGACGGTGCTGCTGGGTTGCGTACCGGGTGTGGCCAATGCGTGGTGGCAAAACGACTGGTCGTACCGCAAGGCCATCACGATCGACACGAGCCCGAAGGGGGCGAACCTCGTGGAATCCGCCGGTCGCGTGCCGCTGCTGATCCGTTTGCACTCCGGCAATTTCCAGTTCGACGGGCTCGAGGACAACGGTGCGGATATCCGTTTCGTCGCCACCGACGATAAAACGCCGTTGAACTATCACATCGAACAGTACGACGCGGTGCTCGGTGTGGCGCTGATCTGGGTGGACGTCCCGCAGATGCCTGCGGGCGCCACCGAGAACATCTGGATGTACTACGGCAACAAGAAGGCGCCCGACGGTGGCAAGGCCGCCGAAACATTCGATCCGGACTACACGCTCGTGTACCACTTCGATGGCGCAGCAGGTACACCGGCGAAAGACGTGACCGCGTACGGCAATAACGCGCAGAACGCGCCGGCGAAGACCGTCGAGGACGGCATCATCGGCAAGGCGGCGAAATTCGACGGCGCTACACCGCTGAACCTGCCGGCCAGTCCGTCGCTCGCCGTGAGCGCAGGTGGCAGCTTCACGTTCAGTGCATGGGTGAAGCCCGCGGCGCTGGCACCGAACACGCTCATCTATGGTCGCCGCGATGGTGCGAATGCACTGCTGATCGGACTTGATAACGGTGCGCCGTTTGCGGAGATCGATGGTATGCCAGGTAGCACGGGGCCCGTGCGGACGCCCGCTGCGCAGCCGGTGCCTGCAAACCAGTGGACATACCTCGCAGTGACGGCCGATGGAAAGAACCTGACCGTCTATGCGAACGGCAAGCAGGTCGCACAGGTTGCGGCAACGTTGCCCGCGCTGACCGGTGCCGCCACGGTCGCCGGCGACGCAGCGGGTTCGACGGCAGGCTTTGCGGGCTTCAGTGGTTCGATCGATGAACTGCGCCTGTCAAAAGTAGCGCGCTCAGCCGCACTGATCTCACTCGACTCGTTCTCCCAAGGTTCGGAATCGAAGCTCGTGAATTACGGCGCGGACGAAAAGCAGTCCGGCTTCGGCTTTGGCTACTTCGGCGTGATCGTCAAGTCGGTGACGGTCGATGCGTGGGTGGTCATCGGCATCCTGCTGGCGATGGCAGCGATCTCGTGGGTCGTGATGTGGAACAAGGCATCGTATGTCGGCACCGTCGACAAGGCGAATAACTACTTTGTGCAGCGTTTCCGTGAAGTAGCGGGCCGGCATCTCGTAGGGCTCGCTCATGTCGACGAGAAGAGCAATGAAGGCAGGCGCCTCTATCAGTCGTCGCTGTATCGGCTGTACAAGGCGGGCGTTCATGAAATCCACAGCCGGGTAGACGGCAACGGCCGCACGGTCATCACGACGGAGTCGATCGAAGCGATCCGCGCATCGATGGATGCCACGCTCGTGCGCGAAAACCAGCGTCTGTCGAAATCGATGGTGCTGCTGACCATCGCGATTTCCGGCGGCCCGTTCCTCGGCCTGCTCGGCACCGTGGTCGGCGTGATGATCACGTTCGCCGCGATTGCCGCCGCGGGCGACGTCAACGTCAACGCGATCGCGCCGGGTATCGCGGCCGCGTTGCTGGCAACGGTGACCGGTCTGTTCGTCGCGATCCCCGCGCTCTTTGGCTACAACTATCTGCTGATCCGCAACAAGAACGTGACCGCGAACATGCAGGTGTTCGTCGATGAATTCGTCACGCGTCTCGCAGAAGCCCATCGTAGCCCCGATCACGCACTGGCTGGCGACTGA
- a CDS encoding ShlB/FhaC/HecB family hemolysin secretion/activation protein, which produces MPPRADGEPHEHRRPTRHQCFAGVVLISGLSLTVGVRAQQAADAAPVAPPTSNAPRTFDLNEFIVRGNTKLQGIDIEKAVYPFEGPGKTIDDVNAARDALQKTYQDKGYQSVVVELPQQQVKDGVIVLQVVEAKVGRLRVEGAKYNSPQNIRDAVPALAEGNVPDFTQAQQQLTDLNRSADRQVIPVLKPGALPQTVDVDLKVDDHSPLHGTLDMNNDNSPGTSSLRTSATLSYSNLWQLGHVLSGTYLIAPQHPNDARVYSFSYLAPLKDSHWSFLATVIHSDSNVASLGNVSVLGKGTTYGFTAIYTLPGSDTYAQSVSVEIDRKHYDEVDSLPGSTSSAPLTYVPVTISYNSQLSLKNSQTAFSASLTTTIRGIGSDGAAWDNKRYNATPDFVYGKFDINHTQLFNHDIQANAHVSAQLASAPLVSSEQFAAGGMNSVRGYMQAEDTADSGVIGSLELRSPSLTKYLGGAVGSQINEWRFHAFIDAAHLWLLSPLPEQTSSFNLLSVGVGTRLQLLKYASADFEAGWPLKAGVYTKQYSPRFDFYVRLGF; this is translated from the coding sequence ATGCCGCCAAGAGCAGACGGGGAACCACACGAACACAGGCGCCCGACGAGGCACCAGTGTTTTGCCGGTGTGGTGCTGATTAGCGGGTTGAGTCTTACGGTTGGCGTTCGTGCGCAGCAGGCCGCCGACGCGGCACCGGTTGCGCCGCCGACATCGAATGCGCCGCGGACGTTCGATCTGAATGAATTCATAGTGCGCGGCAACACGAAGCTGCAAGGCATCGATATCGAAAAGGCCGTGTATCCGTTTGAAGGACCGGGCAAGACGATCGACGACGTGAACGCGGCACGCGATGCACTGCAGAAGACGTATCAGGACAAAGGCTATCAGTCGGTTGTAGTGGAGCTTCCTCAGCAACAGGTCAAGGATGGAGTGATCGTGCTACAGGTCGTCGAGGCGAAGGTGGGGCGGCTGCGCGTGGAAGGCGCGAAGTACAACTCGCCGCAAAACATCCGCGACGCGGTGCCGGCGCTCGCCGAAGGCAATGTGCCCGACTTTACCCAGGCGCAGCAGCAGCTCACAGACCTGAACCGTTCAGCCGATCGCCAGGTGATCCCCGTGCTCAAGCCCGGCGCGTTGCCGCAGACCGTCGACGTCGACCTGAAGGTCGACGATCACAGCCCGTTGCACGGCACGCTCGACATGAACAACGACAACAGTCCGGGCACCTCATCGCTACGGACTAGTGCAACGCTCAGCTACTCGAATCTCTGGCAACTGGGGCATGTTCTTTCGGGAACCTATCTGATTGCGCCTCAGCATCCCAACGATGCGCGCGTGTACTCGTTCTCATATCTGGCGCCGCTGAAAGACTCGCACTGGAGCTTTCTCGCTACCGTCATTCACTCGGACAGTAATGTCGCGTCGCTCGGTAACGTGAGTGTGCTCGGTAAGGGTACGACCTACGGGTTCACGGCAATCTACACGCTGCCGGGCTCCGATACCTATGCGCAGTCGGTCAGCGTCGAGATCGACCGCAAGCATTACGACGAAGTCGACTCGTTGCCAGGGTCGACCTCGAGCGCACCGCTGACTTACGTGCCGGTGACGATTTCGTACAACTCGCAGCTAAGCCTGAAAAACTCGCAGACCGCATTCTCGGCGTCGCTCACGACGACGATTCGCGGTATCGGCAGCGACGGTGCTGCGTGGGACAACAAGCGCTATAACGCGACGCCGGACTTCGTGTACGGCAAGTTCGACATCAATCACACGCAGCTCTTCAACCACGACATCCAGGCCAACGCGCATGTGAGCGCGCAGCTCGCGAGTGCGCCGCTGGTGTCGAGCGAACAGTTCGCTGCGGGCGGCATGAACAGCGTACGCGGTTACATGCAGGCCGAGGACACGGCAGACAGCGGCGTGATCGGTTCGCTCGAACTGCGCAGCCCGTCGCTGACGAAGTACCTCGGCGGCGCGGTGGGAAGCCAGATCAACGAGTGGCGCTTCCACGCCTTTATCGATGCGGCGCATCTGTGGCTGCTGAGCCCGCTGCCTGAACAGACCTCGAGCTTCAACCTGTTGAGCGTCGGCGTGGGTACGCGCTTGCAGCTACTCAAATACGCGAGCGCGGATTTCGAAGCGGGCTGGCCGCTGAAAGCGGGTGTTTACACGAAGCAATACAGCCCGCGTTTCGATTTCTATGTCCGGCTGGGCTTCTGA